The Lytechinus pictus isolate F3 Inbred chromosome 10, Lp3.0, whole genome shotgun sequence genome includes a window with the following:
- the LOC129269407 gene encoding histone H1-delta-like, with protein sequence MADTSAPAPSTPKKAAAAKKKASKPKTPANHPKYSDMIASALTSLNEKKGSSRQAILKYIKANYKVGDSANVHIKLALKRGVSSGQLRHVKGTGASGSFLLAEAKAAKKPAKKAAPKKKAAAKKPAAKKAAKKPAAKKPAKKSTPKKKAAKPAAKKAKPAAKKPAPKKKPAKKAAKKSKK encoded by the coding sequence ATGGCTGATACCAGTGCTCCAGCTCCTTCTACCCCTAAGAAGGCAGCAGCAGCAAAGAAGAAGGCCAGCAAGCCAAAGACCCCAGCTAATCATCCTAAATACAGTGACATGATCGCCAGTGCTCTTACAAGTCTGAATGAGAAGAAGGGGTCATCTCGTCAGGCTATTCTCAAGTACATCAAGGCCAACTACAAAGTGGGTGACAGTGCCAACGTTCACATCAAGCTTGCTCTCAAACGTGGAGTTTCATCAGGACAGCTAAGACACGTGAAGGGAACTGGAGCTTCTGGAAGCTTCCTCCTTGCAGAGGCTAAAGCAGCGAAGAAGCCGGCAAAGAAAGCAGCACCCAAGAAGAAGGCAGCAGCAAAGAAACCAGCAGCAAAGAAGGCCGCAAAGAAACCAGCAGCGAAGAAGCCCGCAAAGAAATCAACTCCAAAGAAGAAGGCAGCCAAGCCAGCCGCCAAGAAAGCCAAGCCTGCCGCAAAGAAGCCAGCTCCAAAgaagaagcctgcaaagaagGCCGCCAAGAAGTCAAAGAAATAA